cacaaatgaaaagattttaaataaaaaaaaaaaaccatcgAATTTTGGAAAGTTTCAGGCCAACAATAGTTAGAATTTTCTGGCATAACTTTGTCATTTGGACACCGTCGGTTTGACCCTAACTTTTTACACCAATATCTGATATCTCATGTTCTCAgaaatgtcatttttttatattttcatgaataGTACAGTTGCTACAAGAAATTAATCTTCAGGTATTAATCGGGAACCAGCTCCTTTCAAATCTGATGATGCATCGCAAGATATACCATTTTATCAAGATAGCTTAGAATTGTTAATGAATAATGATAAGAAATTGTCCAATGCGTTACAAGAACTCGAACTTAGggaatcaaaattaataaaaacattttttaacatggATAATCATATTAATATGGTGAATGGTGTTTTAGCAGACACTTGCAAGATTGATAACGAAACTGAGGTAAGTGTGGTTCGCAAAATTCTAGATCCGTAAATACGTTAGAATACGTTATGAGctaacatttgaaaaaaaactcaaataataaagtatcttttattgacaaaattcaaaatataaccAGTAGCCGTCACTCAGTTTGGAAAAATTCGCATAAATATGAAGATAAACATCTCGATATAATGCtcattttcagataatttttGGTAGAAAAATGATTGCCACTATCAGTTTTTTTGGTTCgtcaaaaatgttgaaaaattttaacttaattattttgaaggtAGACCCATCTAGGTGGTATtttttttgagcaaatttttaaatacacccAACTTACCGACCAGTGCTTATTCGACATATATATACCTATGTATGTATGAattattttcgtaattttcattggcatattttcagttataatacagtttttttttcttagcaTGATGACTATTGCTAGCTTCTTGCACAACAaagttcattaatttttaccaAACCAAAATAGATAACAAATTTTAGTCGCATAGTTTtggtgaattaaaaaaaattgcttgcAGTACGGCGTATTATTCCTGTATTATTTCAGGAGCCTATATATTTATCGGATAAGAAGCCAAGCTTAAAAAGTATAAACTTggagaaaaaaacaaagttattGGCAACGCTACGCGCTATCGACAACGGCGATAGCATGGACAGCATAGAAGAATCGAAGCAAAATAATGTGAGGGAGACGATATTCAACGGCACAATTATGTAATGactatgaaaatcaaaagaaatattagaatattgtaatttgttattgttgtcAAGATATAATATACTTtcccaatataaaaaaaactatggaCCTTGTTTCCAGCTCTCCTTCACGTCCCATAATCCAAAATTAGTCGTAACACGACATATAACTAGATCTTTTGAAATCAAATCGCAAACGAGGGTAAATTTGTGCCTGGAAAAGGCACATGAGGAATTctatgtttataaaaaaaatagggagttcagcattaatatttttctgcaCTTTCCAGACTGCCCCAAAGCATTTAACTCTGTAACGTTTCAATTTTGGAGGCAACTTTAGTTCTTTTGTTTAGGTGGTTAACAGGTAAACTTATTGTTTCGTCTCTTGTCGCACAAGCACAGCCTGGTGTAACAATGGGTTGTCTTGCGAAACTTGTATCTTAATATATTATCAagggttattttttattaaaaaaattcagccCACTTTTTAATACCTTTTATCGGTTTCCTCCATTGAAATTCTCtattgttttagttttaattgttttgcTTCACTAAAAGTATCGTAAGaattatatttactttcatttcagttttaattgttcttttaaGGTATAGGAAAAGCgtaaaaaacttacttttatttaaaatcacttTGTATGCACAGCCCATGAACACTTACTTAGTTAATTGTGGCATTTTCAGTGGAAAAATAtctacattttaatattacggaccactcaaaatatacACTCATGGACAAAATTatcgaatattttttattattatttattattgttatatgaaaacaaattgaaattatccTAGTGAACTGAtgaatgataaatttaaacaattgaTAGTACGTAGCATTAATTACTTATCGATTTAAAACAAGAATATGCTACCAAATAGACACTGCAGTGACGTCGAAGCTGTACAAATGGTAACTTTACATCACGAAAGATATAAGCAAAAAGAAACTGCGTCTCAGAAGAAGCCAAGCTACAgtatcaaataattaaaaaaggtatagAGAAACTTGAAATATTGTAAGAAGACTCGGTCAATGGTGCAAAAGGTGTACAACAGCAAATGGTGATCGTTTTTTGATCCTTAATTCTTCTCGAAATCGCAAATGGACCtttacaaacttcaaaaattagcTGTTGAATGTGAGACAAATTAATGTTAGTTTAAAAATagtcagaaaaaaaattaaaagaatcaGGTTTAAAGGCAAGATATCTAGTGAAAATTCCTCGTTTTCTCCAAAATCACAAAATTCGTCAATTGGAATTTGCCAAAACGCATGTGCAATCGAACAATGTACAGTGGAACAATATTTTGTTCACGGATTAGACCAGAATCCAATTATGGAAACCATATGGATGAAATCATGTTGACAGGCGAGTTGAGAAACAATATGCCAACTGCGATCTTATTCAGATCATCAGCTTTGGAGATGGTGGTATAATGCTTTGGGGAGGTATAAGTTGGCACCGAACTCGTGAAGGTGGTTGGACGAATGACGGTGAATAGATATATCGCTAACATTCTTCAAGATTATGTTTTACCATACATTGGCCATTTTGCGTATGAAAGATTTATGTTGATGCACGATAACGCGCGACCACATGTCGCTCTAATAGTGGATATTGTCCCGTCTCAAGTATTGGATTGATCGCCCTATAGTCCGGATTTAATTCCGATAGAACACATGTGAGATGAGCTAAAAACACGCATAAGGAAATAGAATCTCGTTCCAATTACAATAGAACTTCGGTTTTCAGCCTATTATGAATGGAACGCAATTCCTCAAGAATACACTCAAACTCTATTTAACAACATGCCAAGAAGAATAAATGCAGTAATTAGAGCTCGAGGAGAAAATATTCGATACTAagcttttgtttttaattaaaacacttaCAATTTTGCCACGTTGTAGTAATTAAGTGTAATGGAagtattttgaattaatgttaataagttagattttttccatattattCTTTCTATATAATTTTAGTAAAACTTATGAAATAAACTGGTTTTTGTAgtaaaaagtgttaaattaCTTACTTTCAtcttttcaacaaaaaattatgaaaattttaaaatattcgatGATTCGTCCATGAGCAGTATACTTTATTTACCAGAATTtctctttgaaatttataattcagCAGCTGttagaattatttatatatttttaacaaatagtttaattcaattttaaaagaaattttcctaaaagctgcgatatttttatgaatttaataGAAGCAATGCGACGTTTCTCTGAACTGTGCCATGCAGTACCATCCTCAATACGGATGTTTTATTACCCTTGACACAAAATATTTCCACCCTGACCCAAAAGGCTACATCGATTCGTGTTGGAGCCCCAATACTTGGTGCATAGAGTTTTCAGAAAACTGCGGTTGAGGTGTGTTACTGAAGAgctcaattaaattaatgtagcaaagaatgtgaaaattttacatagtGAATCAGTGAGAGTCCGTTTTGGATGCAGTGATGGCTAGAAATTAGAGAATAATGGGAGGGTGTCAATGTAAACCTTGCTACCGCAGGAAAAAGCAACTTTATTCCGGTGGTTCTATTTTGGATAGAGTGATCAGTCAAAGCTCCAATCAAGATCAGTGTTTGTTGTACCGATTGGCCAATTATAAGAAGGGTAAGTGTGTTATTATGGTTTCTTAGAAATTCTATAGAATATAACGTTCTAGAACAATAATGTGGATGGCGTATTGCGGGTCAGAACAAAGAAAAcctaattttcaaatgaaaacttaTATTCATTGTTTGTTGGCTTCTAGACGTAGAAATATCAATAGCGGTACTTTggcaaatataaaaatttataaagtggagcgaaattttataattcaaaaGTGTGTTATTcgaatgttatttttatatattaactGGTCATTTTCAATACACTTCTTTAGgcgtctttttttaaaaacaaatttaaaataagattcCCAAGAGttgttaaatttcttttttgtttaagtaaatacgttattttttttaaatatttttaggagGTGAATTAATCGAGGCCTACAATGTAGGTGGGTCAGGAGAATGCGAGAAGTTAATCAGAAGTCAGTTTGGGCAGCTTATGTACCAGGAGGGCAAAGGCCAAGTCATTAATCGATCCGAGTACTTACGGTGGAAATTCAGAGATCATGAACAGGTAATATCAATACTATATTTCTCGATAATTAACCGCTATTAATTCCAAACGATGGGTTTGtatttggcaaaaaattatcgaaagctaaatttttattattgtttaagttgatttttacgcccaaaatttatatcatatttctaaataaaaaatggatgGCTTAATCAATGCTCTACGTTTAAGCTTATtgtgaactttttaaaatgataacgcattaaattaactttttttaattaaatttctttttaggtCATTCTTCCTATAGAAGCATCACTAAGCCGTTACGACCCCTTAGGGAAATGGACCGATCATGAGGCCTGTTGGCAAATGCAGTATCGAGGATCACTTGGAGAGACCCTTCTACACCTGCTTATCATCTGTGATACGAAAATTCACACCAGATTGGCCAGAactttgattaaatgttttccGAAGCTTGCTCTTGATGTTGTAGAAGGGGAGGAGTATCTGGgtaagaaaaatgtattaccaCAATTTgtgtgaataaaaaaaaagaaattcactaataaatttgactgtcactgaaattttataaaaaaatacagtaaGGTGGAGTGTTTTCTTCATCAGTTGGGTTTTTTTATAAtccttaatattttgttactGAAACTCCTGTATGCCGCTGTTAAGagttaaaaaagttgtaattttgTATGGATACTAATAAAGAATTTTGCTAATTATCACGgtgattttgttaaaaaaataactgaaataacCGGGTATTCAAGAGaggcttaaaaaaattgatttccaGGTGCAAGTGCTCTCCACTTAGCTATCGCTTACAGCAACAATGAGCTGGTCCAAGACTTAGTTGAGGCAGGAGCTAATGTTAATCAAAAGGCTATTGGTAAGGGAGATTATATTTCTAGTTCAGGGCATTTATCCTTATTGAGGCCTTCAAGGAAGTTTCTTTTTACCTCGCGATCAACAAAGACCACGTCCTGCCAAGCAAACTGACTATGAAGGTTTGGCCTATCTTGGCGAATATCCACTTGCATGGGCTGCTTGTTGTGCTAATGAAAGCGTATACAATTTACTTCTTGATTGCGGAGCTCATCCGGACTTACAGGACGATTTTGGCAATATGATTTTACACATGGTGGTGGTGTGCGACAAGTTGGTTAGTTTATGATTTAATAAGTGCAAAATTTTATCTTGCAGGCTATTGTTTTAGGACATGTTTGGATATGCACTGAGGCACCCCAAATTACCTGCAAGTAATGGAATATTGAATAAATCTGGTTTAACGCCTCTGACTCTGGCATGCAAACTAGGTGAGCTTTGCGACAAGcatgattttaatgaaataaaatatgaatgttGTGCTCAGGACGTGCAGAAGTATTTCGTGAAATGTTAGAACTTTCCTGCAAAGAATTCTGGAGATACAGCAACATTACTTGTTCCGCTTATACCCTAAATGCGTTGGATACTCTACTACCGGATGGCCGCACAAACTGGAATTCTGCTTTATTCATTATATTAAACGGGACCAAAGAGGAACATTTAGATATGCTGGGCAAGAAATGACATcagctttttttaacttaaaattaacgGAAGATTCtcgatttttcttttagatgGAGGCATTATCCAGAGGTTAttggaagaaaaatggaagGCTTTCGCTAGAAACCAGTTTCTCAAgcgtttaataattttaatagtgCATCTAGCTTTTATGTCTTTAGCAGTGTATTTACGACCAGATGACCCGGATGAACCTTTGTTAGAATGGTCAGATGAACCCATGGTAATTGCTAGGTGCTGGCATGATacaatttatcattttgcaaaaatttatcCAACAATTGGATTTTTGTAGAATTGCAGCTGAAATAGGCACTTTGCTCAATGTCCTCAGCTACGTGGTGATTCAGCAAGGAAATGAAATCAGAAATCAGGGATTTTTGTCGTTTTTGAAACAGCAAGTGAGTGTGTTTAAAAGCAGACATTTCAAGCGACTATTAACAAAGGGTTCTCTGCAGTGGATTTTACTAGTCTTGTGATGTAATTTGCATTCCCATCCCTgaacaaaatataatatataatgaTAGAGACTCATACCTAGTAATGACAAGAAGTACTTAGTATAGTATAGCCAGTATTAGTATTCTTTTAATAGTCTTTTGCAGACAAACTCTCCACCAAAATGCATATTCCTTGTGTCGAACTTAATGATCCTAGCCTGTATCCCATGCAGACTATCTGGAGCTCGCAATTTGGAGGAAACCATATTAATATTCGCCCTTCCTGGATCATGGTTTCTGTTAATGTTCTTCGCTGGGTAAGAATACTAATCTttgtcgaaaaaaaaatgttttttaaaaccgCATATAATTTCTAGTGCTGTTCGTTTGACCGGGCCCTTCGTTACCATGATCTACAGCATGATCACTGGAGATATGCTTACTTTTGGAATCATTTACACAATATTTCTATTCGGCTTTTCTcaatcttttttctttttatacaAAGGAAATCCCAATGTTAATGCCACTCAATATAACAGTTATAGCTCAACCTGGATGGCattgtttcaaattacaaTGGGAAATTATGATGTAAGATTCAAATTTCTCGCATATATATTTTAACGTTGCTAAccagaaaattttaagtacTCAGAACTAGCTATGACAACCTATCCAGGAGTTGCAAAATCTGTGTTTGGTTTGTTCATGGTTTTCGTACCAGTTTTACTTCTAAACATGCTCATTGCAATGATGGGGAACACTTACGCCCATGTGACCGAGCAAAGTGAAAAAGAATGGGTCAAGCAATGGGCCAAAATTGTGATTTCGCTTGAAAGAGCCATTCCTCAGAAGGAGGCTCACAACTACCTTCAGGTTGGCTTGGAGAACTATGTTCAGagagttttttttagttaagcAGGATTTTTTATGTAGGAATATAGTATATCTCTGGGTCCTGCAGAGGATCCCGCCACCGAACAAAGAGGAGTTATGGTGATTAAgtccaaaaataaaacgagGGCTAAGCAGAGAAAAGGAGCTGTTTCTAATTGgaaggtaaaatatttttcaataattgacGAAATACATATAGCAATGTTTGTATAGAGAGTAGGCAAAGTGACAATAAATGCTCTAAAGAAGAAAGGAATGACGGGGGAGCAAATGCGATGTTTGATGTGGGGACGAGAATCTATAAGCACTCCTATAAAAGTGAAGGGGTAAACATGAGTTTAATCTAGATTTTACTTAAGTTCGACATATTTTCCTTTCCTAGACCTAAAAGGGATCCACTGACCAATTCTCAAGGCCCAGATTTGACGAATGGGTTTGGAGGAGCTTTAACAGCAGCTCTCGATGTCATGACGTTCACACATGAAATTGACATTAATACCCAAAATCTAGATCTTGAAAATCAGACACCAAATCCTTCAGCTAACAACGCCAACATCACACAACAAAATTCTCAAGTCGATACTCTTAATATTCTTaagatttaaacatttttgatatctTGTCATTGCAGGTAGCTAGCAACCATACCCAACCATCAACTTTTACAGTCTCCCAGCAAGCAAACTCCAACCCCCTCCAAACaggtaatttaataatgattaaacaataaaaaaatgattataaagATTTCAAATTGTGTAACGCCCTTCAGTTCTTCTGTTAGTTCGAAGGGACCATTTGCCTAACGGGTATGTGTGAGGAATTTTAACAGGAGTTGTGTTGGTGTGTGTGgattgttttgtttattgggtcaaaataagaaaaaaagttctatAAACATATATTCGGAATCGCTTCATTTCTGAAATACCAGTGTCCCTTGAAATCAACGTTCTTAATGTTGCATTTTTAAGGTCCCGGAGCTTCAATGGACGTATCCACgcttaaaatacttaaaaaatagtcCAGATTCTTGTAATTTTACACGTAGTTTATAAGATAATAATGGACAATTACGCACGTAGGTTAAGTTATAATTTTCTATAGGTCCTATTAccaaaagtatttaaaatttagatacATCAATGTTGGGAACCTTAAACCAATTGACTGCGTCTCAGTCCATCAAAGATTCAACCATCGCCAGCTCAGCATCCTTGAATATACTGAACGCTACTCTTATGCCCACATCGCCGATAACTCAACATGAAATACTTTCACCTCCAAGCCCTACTACGGATCCACTAAGGGAATTAGTGATAGAATCCATAGATAATAAAAATCCAGAAAGATTGAACGTTTTGGCAAATCAAGCCGCCAATTTACCTGCTAACGAGGAGATCGATCTTTCACAACAGAATAAACCCGCGACGTCTTCGGTGAAGAATCTAGCTGGTATTTTTACAGGGACCgataatttcgttaaaaagGTGGGACAGAAagtgaagaagaagaaatattCGGTATTGGAAGGCAGCGATAGTGATGGATTCGGAGGTGAGTTTTTGCGacactttttattaaaatttaacggcCAGTCTAAATTCATTTCGAGGTTGCTTTTTTATAAAACCTACTTGCTAcatatattttagaaataatacTGGGAACAATTTCGAGAGTAAAAAGAGCAAAATCCGCCTACATCCGTAACTCTGCTAAGAGAAAAATGAAGGCTTGTGATAAACGAAAACTGATTTTGTCCAGCGATTCTAGTTCACTAGAAGTTTCACCAAGAGTCGATCCTGCCGTTGTTGCTGCACCAAAAAATTTAGGttaatttcttcacttttttacatttactatgatttttcatcatttcaATCTGGTACAAATAGATTACGCAGAAGAAAGAATGAGGAGCGTTAAAGCAGATTTAAGGGCAAACTCAGCTAACGTTAGACCGATAAACATCGACGAGGCAATGAAAGATGAGGATAATAACTCGTAAGCAGCGTTAGATCATTTAAACATATTAGTAAAATTCGTTTGAACGCATATTTAGACCTGCCGCTTTGCCTGAAAACAGTGTAATCGCCGAAGTCAACAATATAAATCAAGATCTTGGTTCCAGAcccaagaaaaagaaaaaacgctCAAAGACTGCTAAAAACAATAGGCAAGTACTTCATGATCTTCCAAGGAAAATCTGTGGAAAAGTTAGTAATTGAGGTTAGTCTAATTTAAGTACTTTTTTCTAGAGTATCTCCTACTATGTCAGATCCACGCACATGCAAATCTGAGGcttcttttaaaaatgaagagCCCTGCAGCTCGCCGGATCCTTTGGAACCATGGAGTACGAAAAGCATTGCCAGCATGAACACTATTCTAGCATGGGAGCAAGATAATAGCATTTAAGGTCTGATATGCAATTTTACATGGGTTATACACTattaattatcaaataaaaaataattttgtagctGATTTCGGTGGTGGTACCTACATCCCTAATGCTCCTACTTCCTTAcgataatttaaatagatcttGGGCAAGGAGACTCagcataatttaaattttgcctaAATGACCGATGAGGATAAAGTTAAATTGTGATTTGTGCATGTTGACCAGTCTCAGTTAAGGTTATAACTCAAAATGGAAGATAAGGGACCTGAACTAAAAACATAAAGTTCTCAAGTGATTTAAGTGCAGACCAAACCGAGTCATATCTAACCAGAAAAATATAAAGGACAAAGGtgaatataaataagattttatttaaaactgttaaaaaaactgattcGCTCTTCTGGACATAAGTTGTTTTCACAACATAATGTAACAAGCAATAGACTTCCAAATATGGTAGACTTTGCTACAATTTCCCaatcagaatttttccatCGCCTCTGGACGAAACAGTTAAATAAACCGgctaatttcattaattttttccttactgTTCCCGtagaaataaaacatttttagccaTGAAGTTTGGtcacattataaaaaattctctcccagaaaaaccttttaaagGGAACTGGAAGCATCATCCCttgatttcattaaaattgttatctGCTATCTGGAAATTCTAcagttgaaatttttaagttaagtGGTAACAACacagaaaagaaatttcacataacatatcagttatttattaaaacaatttatctTACATCGATTAAGGATGTATTTATGTTTACAAAGTGATAGTTAATCCGACTGTATTAAgcaaattattatattttatttacaaaaaaggatcgcgtttaaaattattttaacggGCAATAGCAACTACCAAGTGTCAgcttttgattttgatttaatagttgagtaaaattataatacacTATCGcaatatgaaattaataagCAAAATGATTGTAAGTTCATGAATATGTtatcgatttaaaaataaatttaaactacatataatcaattttcaataaatggTCAAATCTCATCTTGgaaattacacttt
The nucleotide sequence above comes from Euwallacea similis isolate ESF13 chromosome 16, ESF131.1, whole genome shotgun sequence. Encoded proteins:
- the iav gene encoding uncharacterized protein iav; amino-acid sequence: MGGCQCKPCYRRKKQLYSGGSILDRVISQSSNQDQCLLYRLANYKKGGELIEAYNVGGSGECEKLIRSQFGQLMYQEGKGQVINRSEYLRWKFRDHEQVILPIEASLSRYDPLGKWTDHEACWQMQYRGSLGETLLHLLIICDTKIHTRLARTLIKCFPKLALDVVEGEEYLGASALHLAIAYSNNELVQDLVEAGANVNQKAIGSFFLPRDQQRPRPAKQTDYEGLAYLGEYPLAWAACCANESVYNLLLDCGAHPDLQDDFGNMILHMVVVCDKLDMFGYALRHPKLPASNGILNKSGLTPLTLACKLGRAEVFREMLELSCKEFWRYSNITCSAYTLNALDTLLPDGRTNWNSALFIILNGTKEEHLDMLDGGIIQRLLEEKWKAFARNQFLKRLIILIVHLAFMSLAVYLRPDDPDEPLLEWSDEPMVIARIAAEIGTLLNVLSYVVIQQGNEIRNQGFLSFLKQQTNSPPKCIFLVSNLMILACIPCRLSGARNLEETILIFALPGSWFLLMFFAGAVRLTGPFVTMIYSMITGDMLTFGIIYTIFLFGFSQSFFFLYKGNPNVNATQYNSYSSTWMALFQITMGNYDYSELAMTTYPGVAKSVFGLFMVFVPVLLLNMLIAMMGNTYAHVTEQSEKEWVKQWAKIVISLERAIPQKEAHNYLQEYSISLGPAEDPATEQRGVMVIKSKNKTRAKQRKGAVSNWKRVGKVTINALKKKGMTGEQMRCLMWGRESISTPIKVKGPKRDPLTNSQGPDLTNGFGGALTAALDVMTFTHEIDINTQNLDLENQTPNPSANNANITQQNSQVASNHTQPSTFTVSQQANSNPLQTDTSMLGTLNQLTASQSIKDSTIASSASLNILNATLMPTSPITQHEILSPPSPTTDPLRELVIESIDNKNPERLNVLANQAANLPANEEIDLSQQNKPATSSVKNLAGIFTGTDNFVKKVGQKVKKKKYSVLEGSDSDGFGEIILGTISRVKRAKSAYIRNSAKRKMKACDKRKLILSSDSSSLEVSPRVDPAVVAAPKNLDYAEERMRSVKADLRANSANVRPINIDEAMKDEDNNSPAALPENSVIAEVNNINQDLGSRPKKKKKRSKTAKNNRVSPTMSDPRTCKSEASFKNEEPCSSPDPLEPWSTKSIASMNTILAWEQDNSI